The proteins below come from a single uncultured Carboxylicivirga sp. genomic window:
- a CDS encoding response regulator, giving the protein MRYKILYVDDEHSNLRIFKDTFRRDFEVFIVDSGSKALELINNTMVDLVITDQRMPEMTGVELLREITLRFDDLPSNRLILSGYAEDSEIQEAFNNYHLSKFISKPWDYKNLKEVIIHSIEEN; this is encoded by the coding sequence ATGAGATACAAAATTTTATACGTGGATGATGAACATAGTAACTTAAGAATTTTTAAAGATACTTTTCGACGTGATTTTGAAGTCTTTATTGTTGATTCAGGTTCAAAAGCACTTGAATTAATTAACAATACGATGGTTGATTTAGTCATCACTGATCAGAGAATGCCCGAGATGACCGGAGTCGAATTATTAAGAGAAATAACCTTACGATTTGATGATTTGCCATCCAACCGACTTATCCTATCTGGTTATGCTGAAGATTCGGAAATTCAGGAAGCCTTTAACAACTACCATCTATCAAAATTCATTTCTAAACCCTGGGATTATAAAAACTTAAAAGAGGTAATTATTCACTCAATCGAAGAAAATTAG
- the hflC gene encoding protease modulator HflC gives MANKKIIISLVLGVIVVFLLSTSTYVVNEAEQVVVTQFGKPVGQPIVTPGIKFKIPFIQTTHFFDKRYLEWDGDPNQVPTKDKKFIFVDTYARWQIVDPLQFFKRLTNERGAISRIDDILDGETRNYIAKHNIEEAVRSSNRTPVSSGVIGELIGDSLATINVGRDKIQEMIQKAANEQAEDLGIAILDFRFKRINYVQEVQSQVYERMKSERNRIADKFRSEGQGEASNINGEKERELRRIVSEAYKTAEEIKGRADGEAARIYAEAYDKSASSRELYGFMKSMEAYQKTFDNKTHIILSTDSEFYKYLKSMR, from the coding sequence ATGGCCAATAAAAAAATAATCATATCTCTAGTACTGGGAGTAATTGTTGTATTTTTACTTTCTACTAGTACATACGTAGTAAACGAAGCCGAACAAGTTGTAGTGACTCAGTTTGGTAAACCTGTAGGACAACCGATTGTTACACCTGGTATCAAATTTAAAATTCCCTTTATTCAAACCACTCACTTTTTCGATAAGAGATATTTGGAATGGGATGGCGACCCTAATCAAGTGCCAACAAAAGATAAAAAATTCATTTTTGTAGATACCTATGCTCGTTGGCAAATTGTAGATCCGTTGCAATTTTTCAAACGATTAACCAACGAACGTGGTGCCATCTCACGCATTGATGACATTTTAGACGGCGAAACCCGTAATTACATTGCCAAGCATAATATTGAAGAAGCTGTGCGTTCAAGTAACCGCACTCCGGTTTCATCGGGTGTAATTGGCGAACTTATTGGTGATAGCCTGGCAACCATCAATGTAGGTAGAGATAAAATTCAGGAGATGATACAAAAAGCGGCTAACGAACAAGCTGAGGATTTAGGTATCGCTATTCTGGATTTCCGCTTTAAACGCATCAACTACGTGCAAGAAGTACAATCTCAGGTATACGAAAGAATGAAAAGTGAGCGTAACCGTATTGCAGATAAATTTAGATCAGAAGGACAAGGTGAAGCTTCTAACATAAATGGTGAAAAAGAACGTGAGCTTCGAAGGATTGTATCGGAAGCATATAAAACCGCCGAAGAGATTAAAGGACGTGCAGATGGTGAAGCAGCCCGCATTTATGCAGAAGCTTATGACAAATCAGCCTCTTCGCGTGAATTATATGGTTTTATGAAATCGATGGAAGCATATCAGAAAACATTTGATAATAAAACTCATATCATTCTATCAACCGATAGCGAGTTTTATAAATATTTAAAATCGATGAGATAG
- a CDS encoding hybrid sensor histidine kinase/response regulator produces the protein MTLVDTTMEKYNILYVDDEPSNLRIFKDTFRRNFNVHIATSAKEGIEILDKNNIDLIISDQRMPEMTGVELLKYSFQKYPKTNRILLTGYSDIKAIEDAINQARIFQYVQKPWSERSLLEIISDALRVQELEEENERQRKALKIAKEKAEQSDKLKTEFIYNLTHEVRTPMNGIIGFASLLENDDLPLEDRKHYLSIIQNSTTQLLRIIDDILEISQLVTKQVKVELKEFSLHELLTELASLFQIKTNELNLNLTYNNNIEGRNCTIMCDRARLYTIISNLLDNAIKFTSKGGIELFCERHENLVKIFIRDTGIGINPENIESIFKRFSQEAKEITNKSGGLGLGLSIAQENARLINGNITVESKLGEGSTFCLTLNQPTQE, from the coding sequence ATGACTCTCGTTGACACAACCATGGAAAAATACAATATACTATATGTTGATGACGAACCCAGTAATCTAAGAATTTTCAAAGATACTTTTCGCCGAAATTTTAACGTTCATATTGCTACATCGGCCAAAGAAGGAATTGAAATATTAGATAAAAACAACATCGATTTAATCATCAGCGATCAGCGTATGCCCGAAATGACAGGCGTTGAACTATTGAAGTATTCTTTCCAAAAATATCCGAAAACAAACCGAATATTATTAACCGGTTATTCCGATATTAAAGCCATTGAAGATGCAATTAATCAGGCTCGTATTTTTCAGTATGTTCAAAAACCCTGGAGCGAAAGAAGCCTTCTTGAAATCATAAGCGATGCTTTACGTGTTCAAGAGTTAGAAGAAGAAAACGAACGCCAGAGAAAAGCTCTGAAAATTGCAAAAGAAAAAGCTGAGCAAAGCGACAAACTTAAAACTGAGTTTATTTACAATTTAACTCACGAGGTTAGAACACCAATGAATGGAATAATTGGCTTTGCCTCATTACTCGAAAACGACGATTTACCATTGGAAGATAGAAAACACTATCTTTCAATTATTCAAAATAGTACTACTCAACTCTTACGCATAATTGATGACATTTTAGAAATATCGCAATTGGTAACAAAGCAAGTTAAAGTTGAGTTGAAAGAATTTAGTTTACATGAGTTACTCACTGAGCTAGCATCGCTATTTCAGATTAAAACCAACGAATTAAATCTAAATCTTACTTATAATAACAATATCGAAGGACGTAATTGTACTATCATGTGCGATAGAGCACGCCTTTACACTATCATAAGTAACCTACTCGACAATGCAATTAAGTTTACATCAAAAGGTGGTATTGAACTTTTTTGTGAGAGACATGAAAATCTTGTGAAAATATTTATCAGGGATACCGGCATTGGAATTAATCCCGAAAATATTGAATCGATATTCAAACGTTTTTCGCAAGAGGCTAAAGAAATTACAAACAAAAGTGGTGGTTTAGGCTTGGGATTGTCCATAGCTCAGGAGAATGCCCGATTAATTAACGGCAATATTACTGTTGAATCTAAATTAGGAGAAGGATCAACATTTTGCTTAACATTAAATCAACCAACACAAGAATAG
- the hflK gene encoding FtsH protease activity modulator HflK produces the protein MSSNQFSNLNSSNPWLEKLFKNIKTVIAIAIVAILVTSAFFQVGPEEVGVIVRFGKYQRTVDPGLNYKIPFAETVYKVPVERQQKLEFGFRTTNPGVRTEYTRRGAMDESLMLTGDLNLADVEWVIQYRIDNAYNYLFKVRNPQTTLRDISEAAMRQIVGDRTVNEVLTVGRTEISSKLQELMQQICREYSLGVKIEQVVLQDVNPPEPVKAAFNAVNEAQQEKETLINQAKAEYNKVIPKAAGQAKETIQMAEGYASERVNNAKGDVARFNELYKEYVKAPEVTKKRIYLETMESVIPKLGEKIITDQKGNSVLPLLQMQLSQQNNTKNGQ, from the coding sequence ATGAGTTCAAATCAATTTTCTAATCTTAATTCTTCCAACCCCTGGCTGGAAAAATTATTCAAAAACATTAAAACAGTTATTGCAATAGCTATTGTAGCTATTTTGGTAACTTCAGCTTTTTTTCAGGTCGGTCCTGAAGAAGTAGGCGTTATTGTACGTTTTGGTAAATATCAGCGTACTGTTGATCCGGGTTTAAATTATAAAATACCATTTGCCGAAACAGTGTATAAAGTTCCGGTTGAACGTCAACAAAAACTGGAATTTGGTTTCAGAACCACCAACCCTGGAGTAAGAACCGAATACACCCGAAGAGGAGCAATGGATGAGTCGCTAATGTTAACCGGAGACTTAAACCTGGCTGATGTAGAATGGGTTATTCAATACCGTATTGATAATGCATACAATTATCTGTTCAAAGTACGAAATCCTCAAACCACTTTACGCGACATTTCAGAAGCAGCCATGCGTCAGATTGTTGGAGATCGAACTGTTAACGAGGTTCTAACAGTTGGACGTACCGAAATAAGCAGTAAACTGCAGGAATTAATGCAACAGATTTGTCGCGAATATTCGCTTGGGGTAAAAATAGAGCAGGTCGTTTTACAGGATGTGAATCCACCAGAACCTGTAAAAGCAGCCTTTAACGCAGTTAATGAGGCTCAACAAGAGAAAGAAACACTAATTAACCAGGCTAAAGCTGAATACAACAAAGTAATACCTAAAGCAGCCGGACAAGCAAAAGAAACCATTCAAATGGCCGAAGGTTATGCATCGGAGCGTGTAAACAATGCCAAAGGTGATGTTGCCCGTTTCAATGAGCTGTATAAAGAGTATGTAAAAGCACCAGAAGTAACAAAAAAACGTATTTACCTCGAAACAATGGAATCTGTGATTCCTAAATTAGGCGAAAAAATCATCACAGATCAGAAGGGCAACAGCGTTTTACCATTACTTCAAATGCAATTATCACAACAAAACAACACTAAAAATGGCCAATAA
- a CDS encoding Na+/H+ antiporter NhaC family protein, with translation MKMTGYKALLPVGIFLIIYLVPGIITGDFYKMPILISFFVAAIVAVMMAPGKKIAQKMEVFTKGMGHSGIMMMCLIFLMAGGFAGLAREVGAVDATVRIGLSILPGKVLLAGLFVIGSFIALSVGTSVGTVVALSPVALELAETAKFSPALALGAVIGGAMFGDNLSMISDTTIAAARTQGSSMRDKFKMNINLVLPAAIISVGLYLILGGEGGHQQVQLLSGDWLRIIPYLAVLVFALIGVNVFIVLLGGIILSAIVGIALPLNDKVMDIWQILSATSNGMLGMAEIVVISLLVGGLVEIVRVNGGIEFLLNTIEKRAKGRRGAEFTIVAVTSIVNVFTANNTIAILMGGSIVKNIATKFNIEPKRSASLMDTASCFVQGALPYGAQILAAVGLASMAVTPFEIMQFLFYPYLMGVSVVVSILMKRKK, from the coding sequence ATAACGGGCGATTTCTATAAGATGCCCATTCTTATTTCCTTCTTTGTTGCAGCAATAGTTGCTGTTATGATGGCTCCGGGTAAAAAGATAGCTCAAAAAATGGAGGTGTTTACTAAGGGGATGGGGCACTCTGGCATTATGATGATGTGCCTAATATTTCTAATGGCAGGAGGATTCGCCGGATTGGCTCGCGAAGTTGGGGCAGTGGATGCAACTGTTAGAATTGGACTAAGTATTTTACCAGGCAAGGTTTTGTTAGCCGGATTGTTTGTGATAGGTAGTTTTATCGCATTGTCAGTTGGTACTTCGGTAGGAACGGTTGTGGCTCTTTCTCCGGTTGCTCTTGAATTAGCTGAAACTGCAAAGTTCTCCCCGGCTTTAGCATTGGGAGCAGTTATTGGTGGCGCCATGTTTGGCGATAATTTATCAATGATTTCAGATACTACCATTGCCGCAGCCCGTACACAAGGCAGTAGTATGCGCGATAAATTTAAGATGAATATAAATCTGGTTTTACCAGCGGCTATTATTTCTGTTGGGCTTTATTTGATTTTAGGAGGAGAAGGGGGACACCAGCAAGTACAATTGTTAAGTGGTGATTGGCTGCGAATTATTCCTTATTTGGCCGTTTTGGTTTTTGCCTTGATAGGGGTCAATGTATTTATTGTTTTATTAGGGGGTATTATTCTATCAGCAATTGTTGGCATTGCTTTACCATTAAACGATAAAGTAATGGATATATGGCAAATTTTATCAGCAACCAGTAACGGAATGTTAGGTATGGCCGAAATTGTAGTGATATCGCTGTTAGTCGGCGGCTTGGTTGAAATTGTGCGTGTTAACGGAGGTATTGAATTTTTACTGAATACGATTGAAAAACGTGCCAAAGGCAGGCGAGGAGCAGAGTTTACCATTGTGGCTGTTACCTCAATTGTAAATGTTTTTACAGCCAATAATACCATTGCTATTCTGATGGGAGGATCCATCGTTAAAAACATTGCAACAAAATTTAATATTGAACCAAAGCGTTCTGCTAGTTTAATGGATACTGCTTCGTGCTTTGTGCAAGGTGCTTTGCCTTATGGAGCTCAAATATTAGCTGCTGTTGGTTTGGCATCTATGGCTGTTACTCCTTTTGAAATAATGCAGTTTTTGTTTTATCCTTATTTGATGGGCGTGTCGGTTGTAGTAAGTATCTTGATGAAGCGCAAAAAGTAA